The Arachis ipaensis cultivar K30076 chromosome B07, Araip1.1, whole genome shotgun sequence genome includes a window with the following:
- the LOC107608973 gene encoding auxin-responsive protein IAA9 → MSRPLLGVVGDEEGQQSHVTLLVSSSSTMESVNCLNSSKLKERNYMGLSDCSSVDSSVPSFSDETKSNLNLKATELRLGLPGSQSPERDSDLCLRSSTQFDEKPLFPLRPVADDHHSSSKPALLGNKRGFSDAMNGFSEEKLLVSSDANTILPSRPSPTVGLKSSSMLENAAAQQAKVNEVATSKVGERPHAAKETRPSLNDSTVNNNSSAPAPKAQVVGWPPIRSFRKNSLATTSKNAEEVDGKMASGALFVKVSMDGAPYLRKVDLKNYSAYPELSSALEKMFSCFTIGQCGSHGNLGKEMLSETKLKDLLHGSEYVLTYEDKDGDWMLVGDVPWEMFIETCRRLRIMKGADAIGLAPRAVEKSKSRN, encoded by the exons ATGTCTCGGCCGCTACTCGGCGTGGTGGGGGATGAGGAAGGTCAGCAGAGCCATGTGACTCTGTTGGTTTCTTCCTCATCCACCATGGAAAGTGTGAATTGTCTGAACAGCTCGAAACTGAAGGAGCGAAACTACATGGGATTGTCTGATTGTTCTTCTGTGGATAGCTCAGTTCCCTCATTCTCTGATGAGACTAAAAGCAATCTGAACCTCAAAGCTACTGAGCTGAGGTTGGGGCTTCCGGGATCTCAGTCTCCTGAAAGAGACTCAGATCTTTGCTTGAGGAGTTCTACTCAATTCGATGAGAAACCTTTGTTTCCTTTGCGTCCTGTAGCTGATGATCATCATTCCTCGTCGAAGCCTGCTCTTTTGGGCAACAAAAGAGGGTTCTCGGATGCAATGAATGGGTTCTCTGAG GAGAAATTGCTTGTTAGTTCGGACGCCAATACAATATTGCCATCTAGGCCTTCTCCTACTGTGGGATTGAAATCGAGCTCTATGCTTGAGAATGCTGCGGCTCAGCAAGCGAAAGTCAATGAAGTAGCAACATCCAAGGTGGGAGAGAGGCCTCATGCTGCCAAAGAAACCAGGCCAAGCCTTAACGATTCCACTGTGAATAATAATAGCAGTGCACCAGCTCCAAA GGCACAGGTTGTAGGATGGCCTCCAATAAGATCATTTAGGAAAAATTCATTGGCTACTACTTCGAAGAATGCTGAAGAAGTAGATGGAAAAATGGCTTCTGGTGCACTGTTTGTGAAGGTAAGTATGGATGGCGCGCCATACTTAAGAAAAGTGGACTTGAAGAATTACTCTGCCTATCCAGAGCTTTCTTCTGCTCTGGAGAAGATGTTCAGCTGCTTCACCATAG GTCAATGTGGATCTCATGGAAATCTTGGGAAGGAAATGCTGAGTGAAACCAAGCTGAAGGATCTACTTCATGGATCAGAATATGTTCTTACTTATGAGGATAAAGACGGTGATTGGATGCTAGTGGGTGATGTTCCCTGGGA GATGTTCATCGAAACATGCAGGAGGCTGAGGATCATGAAGGGCGCTGATGCCATTGGTCTAG CACCAAGAGCCGTCGAGAAAAGCAAAAGCAGGAACTAG